CAATTGAAAGTAATATCACGAATTAAGGTCAATAAAAAAGAGTGAACCTTCGCTGGAGTAGCGCAGAGGACCTTTTTCTGGCAGTCCAATTCAAATAGCAAGCGCGCATCCTCAGCCCCGTGCACAGTCACCTTCTCCTCCATGGCCATAAAGAACCTGTCTCCGGCCAAGTCATACCTCACTATACTTGCCTCCTTTCCAAGGCGGCAACAGAAGCTCCTTCGGCCACGTACAAGGTTGACCATGGCGAGGCATTCATCACGGCCAACAGAGAGTGCGAGCTTGCCGGAGGGGTGAAGTGCGAGGTCGTTGACGGCGCGGCGGTGGACGCGGGGGAGCGTCTTGAGGTGGACGAAGCCATCGGCGTCAAAGAGTGACAGTGAGCCTTCGGCGTCGGCGGAGAGGAGGTTGCGGGGAAAGGGAAGGGAGGGAGGGGCGTAGAAAGCAAGGGCGGTGACCGTGGCAGAGTGTTGGTGGAGGGAGCCGAGGGAGGCAGCGGTGGCGAGGTCGTAGAGGTGGATTGTGTCGTCAGCACCGCCGGAGGCCACGACGGAGCCGGAGACGGCGACGCACTTGATGAGAGAGAGGTGGGAAGGGTAAGAGAAGAGAGGGGTTAGAGTTAGGGTTTCGTTTTTGGGATTTAGGGAGAAGCCCCAAATGAACCTCTCGTATGATCCTGCTACCAGACTCATTCTTGGGTGCATATCGGTGGTGTACGATACCACCTCCACTCTACATAAACCCTACACTCTCAGCGTTACCAAGAAGGGGGATTTACGTTTTTGGTgtcctttttaaaaaataaaaaataaaaaataaaaaaacaagagaaaaggacaaataggtcTCTGCCTTTTGTTCCGCGGACATTTTCGTTTCTGAGcatttaaaaatacatttaaatccTCGACCTTCGCAAATTTTGGACGGATGAGTCTCTCCGTCAAATTGCCTCCGCTAGACCCGTCGGAGAAGTTTGATGTGGCTCCCTTGAAGATGACGTGGCACCACTGGTTGACACCTGGACTACTGAGTGGAAAGGTGCATGCAAAAATTGGACAATTAAGTCCCTGAACCCTAAACTACGTCGTTTTGCCTTCATCTCTAATCCTTAAATTGATTGCGTTTCTTTCATGGAGGCCAGTGGTGAGGAGCTCAACCTGCGACAACCATGGCTGCCAATGTAGCATCAGCAACCTCGAGAAGAAGCCTAACAAACTTAATCCACCTGATCTTTTCTATTTATATCAACTTTATCAAGCTTTGAATAAAACACTTTTGTTGTCTTTCCCTCAGTTGTGCTTTCATCAGCATGGATAAAAGCAACTCGCAGTGCCTCATTCCTGAAAGAAAACACAGAAAGCCTTTATTTTTATGCAGATAAAACATTGAAATAATAGTTTAAAAAGAAATTCATCTGTAGTTATGTACAGAGTCTTCACCACTAAGAAAAGGTATAACAACATAAAACATTTGTGACCGAAAATTCTCCCAAAGACATCAGAGTCAGCAATATCTCCTAAAATAGACCACCACCGAGATTAACCAAACAAAATAATGATTTACCCACTCCAATATGATCTCTACCACatctaataatacaaaaaaaaatcctaGGATTAGTTTCGTATCACTAATATTCAATTATC
The Arachis stenosperma cultivar V10309 chromosome 7, arast.V10309.gnm1.PFL2, whole genome shotgun sequence genome window above contains:
- the LOC130940546 gene encoding uncharacterized protein LOC130940546, translating into MHPRMSLVAGSYERFIWGFSLNPKNETLTLTPLFSYPSHLSLIKCVAVSGSVVASGGADDTIHLYDLATAASLGSLHQHSATVTALAFYAPPSLPFPRNLLSADAEGSLSLFDADGFVHLKTLPRVHRRAVNDLALHPSGKLALSVGRDECLAMVNLVRGRRSFCCRLGKEASIVRYDLAGDRFFMAMEEKVTVHGAEDARLLFELDCQKKVLCATPAKNGLLYTGGEDRNITAWDINSGKVAYCIEGAHNARVKGIVVLTDSDAASGSDDPYLVASASSDGVIHVWDVRMAATEKLNPVAECKTQSRLTCLAGSSLKLKRRHSGTNPKGQDQTMEG